One Egibacteraceae bacterium genomic window, GCACCGACGACCAAGCCGAGGACCACCCCGAGCACGGCGATGAGCATCGACTCCCAGCGCACCATCGCCTTGACCTGCCCGCGGGTCATGCCAACGGCGCGCAGCAGACCGATCTCGCGGATCCGTTCGAACACGCTCAGCGCGAGCGTGTTGACGATGCCGAAGAACGCGATGACGACCGCCAGGGCGAGCAGCCCGTAGACCAGTCCGAGCAGCTGGTTGATCTGGTCGGTCAGCTGTTCACGCACGGCGCTGCGGTCCAGCGCCTGGACGCCGGGGTAGGGGGCCAGCACCTCGTCGATTGCCGTCTGCCCCGCCTCGAGGTCGACGCTGTCGGCCAGGCGCACCCCCACGGCGAACACCTCCTCGCCCCGGTAGCGCTCCCGGTAGGTCGCGGTATCCACGAAGTAGTCGACGTCCACGCTGGCGCCGTCGAAGACGCCCACCACCTCCAAGGCCCCCTCACCTGTCGCGGGGAACGTGGCTGTCAACGTGTCGCCCACCGCCAGGTCCTGCCCCTCGGACACGATCACGCCGCCGTCCAGCAGGGCGTCCAGGGAGCCGTCCACCATGTCGAGCGCGTAGATCTGGTCGATGCGGTCGGCGTCCGCGCCGATCACGAACCGGTCGGCGCCACCGTCGCGGGTGAAGGTCCCCATGCGTTGGGTGACCGCCAGGCGCACCTCGTCGAGCCCGCCCAGCTCGTCGGCGATGTCACCGGAGATGGGCTGGAACGTCGTCGACCGGACGTCGAAGTCCAGCAGGTAGACCTCGTCGACCGCGTCGGTGATCGAGGCGGTCATCGAGGCGGCGAAGATGGTGACGAAGCTCACCAGACCGACCCCGATCATGAGCGCGGACGCCGTGGTGGCCGTGCGCCGCGGATTGCGCATGGCGTTCTCGCGCGCGAGCTCGCCGCGGACCCCGAACCAGCGGGCGACCGGCCAGCCGAGCACCCGCACGATCGGCCGGGCGACGAGGGGGGCGAGAAAGGCGACGCCGAGGAAGACGGCGACAGCGCCGCCCCCCAACGCGATCAGGTCCGCTGCGCCGAAGAGGCCCAGCAGCAGCAGGGCCACCCCGCCCAGCAGCAGCACGGACCCCACGGCGCTGCGAATCCAGCCCTGCCGGCCGGTCGGGGGCGCGGCGACGGCCTGCAGCGCCTGCACCGGCGCGATGCGGGTGGCGCGCAGCGCCGGCGCGACCGCTGCCGTGACCGTGACCACCAGGCCCACCACGACCGCCACGACCACGGTCCGTACCTGGAACACCAGTCCCTCGGCCGGCAGGTCGAGACCGAACGCGGCCAACATCGCCCGCAGCGCGATCGCGAGGAGGGCGCCGAGCGCCAGGCCGACGGTGCCCCCCAGCAGCCCGATGACCCCCGCCTCGGTGAGCACGGACACCAGCACCTGCCGGCGGCTGGCACCGACGGCCCTCAGCAGCGCGAACTCGCGGACGCGCTGCGCGACGATGATCGAGAACGTGTTGACGATGATGAAGACGCCGACGAAGAGCGCCACGCCGGCGAAGACGAGCAGGGCGGTCGAGAAGATCCCAAGCACCTGCCCGATGGACTCGGTGTTCTCGTCGATCAGCTGCTGGGCGGTGGCCACCTCGAAGTCGTCGCTGATCGCCGCAGAGATGCGTTCGGCGAGGACGTCCCCGCTCACACCCTCGGCGGCGAGCACGTCGATGGAGTCGAAGTCACCATCGGGGCTGTAGCGGGCGACCGCCGTTTCGAGGTCGAACAGGGCCACCGTCGCCCCCGCGAGGTTGTCGGCCTCACCAAAGCCGACCACCCCGACCAGGGTCACCGTCTCCGCCGCCGCCCCGGCGGCCACACCGATCTCCTCGCCGACCTCGAACCCCTGGGTGCGGGCCGTGAACGCGTCCACGGCCACCTCGCCCTCGCGTTCGGGCAGCCGACCCTCGCGCACCTCGATGCCGCCGAAACCCGGGTGGCTCGGCGCGTTGAAGCCCAGCGTCGGCGCTCCCGTGCCCCCGACGGGCTCCCCGTCGGGACGCACGATCTGGGCGATGCCGCCAACGACGGGATCCGCCGCTGTGACGCCCTCCACGACGCGGACCGCTTCGAGCAGGGCCGCGGGCACGCTCGCGCGCTCCTGGGTGAAGCCCGCGCCGAAGGCGGGGTCGGCACCCGCGGGGCGGACGTTGGCGTCCACGCCGCCGGCCGTCTGCGTGATGACGTCGGCGAACGATCGCTCGATGGTGTCGGTGAGGATGAAGCTGCCCGCGACGAACGCGACGCCGAGGACGACGGCCAGGGCCGTCAGGGCCAGGCGCAGCTTGTGGGCCAGCAGGCCCTTCCAGGTGACGCGCCACATGCCGCCTAACCCTTCGCATCCGGGGCCGGTGTCGCGGTCTCGAGGTGCTTCAGGTGGTCCAGGACAGCCTCGGCGGTCGGATCGGCCATGTCGTCGACGACCGCCCCGTCGGCCAGGAAGAGGACGCGGTCGGCGTAGGCGGCCGCTGCTGCGTCGTGGGTGACCATCACGATGGTCTGGCCGAGCTCGCGCGCAGAACGTTGCAGGAGCTCGAGCAGCTCCGCGCCGGAGCGCGAGTCGAGGTTGCCGGTCGGCTCGTCGCCGAAGACGATCTCGGGCCGGGTCGCGAGGGCGCGCGCCGCCGCCACCCGTTGCTGCTGCCCGCCGGACAGCTCGGACGGACGGTGGGTCAGCCGGTCGCGGAGCCCGACCTGGTCGATGAGCGAGTCCACCCATTCGCGGTCCGGGGTGGCGCCCGCGAGGCGGATCGGCAACCAGATGTTCTCCTCGGCCGTCAGGGTCGGGATCAGGTTGAAGGCCTGGAAGATGAACCCGACGCGGTCGCGCCGCAGGCGCGTGAGGTCGTTCTCCTTCAGGGCGGTGATCTCCGTGTCACCGATGTGCACCGTTCCCGATGTCGGCCGGTCGAGCCCGGCCAGGCAGTGCAGGAGGGTCGACTTGCCGGATCCTGAGGGTCCCATCACCGCGGTGAAGCCGCCGACGGGGAACGCCACGCTGACCCCCGCCAGCGCACGCACCTGGGTGTCACCCGTGCCGTAGGTCTTCACCAGATCGTTCGCCGCTGCCGCAACGCGTGTGCGCAGCCCTGTCTCGTCAGCCATGTCTGGTCCGCTCCTCGCCTGCGCACCGCTCGTGTGACCGGCGTGCGCGCCCACACTGGCAGGCGTCTTTCCGCGCCGCCTCCTGCGTCCGGCTGATGTTGGACTCCTCCTGCGGGATGAGGTCCTACACGCCGGGCTGGACGAGGCCCGCCTCGTAGGCGAGCACGACCGCCTGCACGCGGTCGCGCAGCCCGAGCTTGGCGAGGATGTGCCCCACGTGGGTCTTGACCGTCGTCTCGCTCACCACCAGCTCCTCGGCGATCTCCTGGTTCGCGAGGCCGCGGGCGACCAGGCGCAGCACCTCGAGCTCGCGGTTGGTCAGACGCTCGAGGGCATCGGGGGGCGGTCCGTCGTCCTGTGAGCGTGCCGCGAACTCCTCGAGCATCCGCCGGGTGATCGCGGGGGCCAGCAGGGCGTCGCCGCGCGCGACGATGCGGACGGCCCGGATGAGATCCTCCGGCGGCGCGTCCTTGAGCAGGAACCCGCTGGCGCCTGCGCGCAACGACGCGTAGACGTACTCGTCCAGATCGAAGGTCGTGAGGATCAGGACGGCCGGACGGTCTCCGTCGCGGCCCTCCACGATGCGGCGTGTGGCCTCGACCCCGTCCACGCGCGGCATGCGGATGTCCATGAGGACCACATCGGGGCGCAGCGCCAGTGCCTGCTCGGCCGCCTCCTGGCCATCGCCTGCCTCGGCGACGACCTCGAGATCGTCCTCCGCCTCGATGATCATCCGAAAACCGGCGCGCATCAACGCCTGGTCGTCGGCGATGAGGATGCGGATGCTCATGGGGCGGTGGCCGCCGGTTCGACGGTCGATGCGTGCTGGTCGAGGGGGGCTGCGGGCAGGCGGGCGGTGACCTGGAAGCCACCACCCGACCGTGCACCGGTCTCCAGGCTGCCGCCGACCAGGTGCGCCCGTTCACGCATCCCGAGGATCCCGTGGCTCCCCTCGGCGCCGGGGCGGGGTTCCCGCGGTGGTCCTCGGCCGTCGTCGGTGATCGCAACGGTCAGGGCCGTATCGCTGTAGTCGAGCCGGACGGCCGCGTGCTCGGTGGCGGCGTGGCGCAGGACGTTCGTGAGGGACTCCTGCACGATGCGGTACGTCGAGAGCTCGACGCCGGCCGAGAGGGGTCGGCGTCGGCCGAGGACCTCGATCGTCACCCGCAAGCCGGCCTCGCCGAACTCCTGGAGGAGGTCGGGAAGGTCGTCCACGGTCGGCTGGGGAGCGAAGGTCCGGTCGGCCCCCAGCAGCCGGAACACCGCGCGCATCCGCGCGAGGCTGTCCCGGCCGCAGGCGATGATCTGCTCCACCGCCTGGCGCGCGCGTTCGGGGTCCCGGTAGACGAGCCGGCGGGCCCCGCCGGCCTGCACCACCATCACGCCCAGGCTGTGCGCGACGATGTCGTGCAGCTCCCGGGCGATGCGGGTGCGCTCCTGGGCGACGGCCAGCGCGGCCTCCCGCTGGCGTGCCTGCTCCAGCCCTGTGGAGCGGTGCTCCAGCTCGTCGGCGTACGCCAACCGGACCCGCTGACGGTCACCGAGCAACCAGGCTGCGCCGATGACCACCATCTGGCTGAGCAGGAATCCGGCCCCGCCGTGCGCCAGCAGCAGCACGACCGCGAGGCACTGCGTCGCGAGCAACCACGGGACGGAGATGCGCCGCTCCCGGTGCGCCGCCACGGTGTACAGGGCGATGAGCGGGGCCCACAGCTGGGCGGGCGCCTCCAGCTGGATGATCGTCACGGCGCCGGCCAGCGTGAGGGCCAGCACCAGCTGCGGCAGACGTCGCCGCAGCACCAGGGCCCCGATCATGGCCGTGAGCGCCAGGACCGCGGGCAGCGTCAGTCCGGTGTAGCCCTCCAGCAGCACGTCCTCCGGGCGGACGACCCAGTGCAGGGACAGCTCGACAGCCAGCACCACCGCGGCCAGCGCGGCGTCCTGGAGCGCAGCAGGGCCGGACCGGACCACGTGGCGCAGCCGCCTGGCGCGCCGCGCCATGGACCTCTGCGCCGGTGGCTCCTCGCGCCGTGATGCATCGGTGGAGGCCTCCCCGGATGATGGGTGGGTGTCCCCGGGTGGGTGGGCGGACTCCCCCTGCCGCAGCAGGCCCACCAGCCGGCGGAGCTCGAGCAGGCCCGCGCGACCGCTCTCCTCGACGGTCAGCAGCGCCGCTGCCGCCCGCTCGGGGGCCACAGCGAGCGTCCTGCCGGATGCCTGCGCCTGGGTCACCATCGCCGAGATGCTGTGCGCGAGGACGTCGCGGAGCTCTGTGGCGATGCGGTCGCGTTCGTCGCTGACCGCGAGGCTCGCCCGCTCGGCACGTGCCCGCTCGAGACCACGAGCCCGACTCTCGAGCTCGGTTGTCCTGGCGCGGTCCAGGCGCCGTCGGTCGCCGAGGAGCCATGCTGCTGCCAGGACGACGACGTTGGTGCCAAGGTGACGGACGGCGTCCGCCAGCACCAGGGCCAGCAGGGTCAGGGCCGCGAAGCCCGCCAGCGATGCCAGCGCCCGACGTCGGGGCGCCTCTGCGGCGACGGTGTACAGGGCCAACACGGCGGTGAGACCCGGGTTGGGCAGTGACAGGGCTGCCGCACCGACCATGGCGCACCCGACCGCGAGAAGGGTCGTGACCGGTGCACGGCGGCGCCAGGCGATCGGCACGGTGGTCGCCATGGTGACCGCGACGGCCAGTGGTGTCGGCCCGCGGTAGCCGGGGAGCAGGGCTTGGGCTTCAGGCACCCAGAGCAGCGGCAACGACACCGCGGTGAGCGCGACAGCCGCGAGGGCGTCGGCCACGGCAATGCGGGATGTGCGCTCGTCACCCTGGGGCATCACGCGACTGACCGTAGCGGGGGACGATGCCACGGGCATCCTCCCACACGACGAGGGCCGGCTCCTCCCC contains:
- a CDS encoding FtsX-like permease family protein — encoded protein: MWRVTWKGLLAHKLRLALTALAVVLGVAFVAGSFILTDTIERSFADVITQTAGGVDANVRPAGADPAFGAGFTQERASVPAALLEAVRVVEGVTAADPVVGGIAQIVRPDGEPVGGTGAPTLGFNAPSHPGFGGIEVREGRLPEREGEVAVDAFTARTQGFEVGEEIGVAAGAAAETVTLVGVVGFGEADNLAGATVALFDLETAVARYSPDGDFDSIDVLAAEGVSGDVLAERISAAISDDFEVATAQQLIDENTESIGQVLGIFSTALLVFAGVALFVGVFIIVNTFSIIVAQRVREFALLRAVGASRRQVLVSVLTEAGVIGLLGGTVGLALGALLAIALRAMLAAFGLDLPAEGLVFQVRTVVVAVVVGLVVTVTAAVAPALRATRIAPVQALQAVAAPPTGRQGWIRSAVGSVLLLGGVALLLLGLFGAADLIALGGGAVAVFLGVAFLAPLVARPIVRVLGWPVARWFGVRGELARENAMRNPRRTATTASALMIGVGLVSFVTIFAASMTASITDAVDEVYLLDFDVRSTTFQPISGDIADELGGLDEVRLAVTQRMGTFTRDGGADRFVIGADADRIDQIYALDMVDGSLDALLDGGVIVSEGQDLAVGDTLTATFPATGEGALEVVGVFDGASVDVDYFVDTATYRERYRGEEVFAVGVRLADSVDLEAGQTAIDEVLAPYPGVQALDRSAVREQLTDQINQLLGLVYGLLALAVVIAFFGIVNTLALSVFERIREIGLLRAVGMTRGQVKAMVRWESMLIAVLGVVLGLVVGAFFGWLLVQALADDFALRFVFPAGQLLVAVVLAALAGVVAGVLPARRASRVDVLAAIAAE
- a CDS encoding histidine kinase, giving the protein MPQGDERTSRIAVADALAAVALTAVSLPLLWVPEAQALLPGYRGPTPLAVAVTMATTVPIAWRRRAPVTTLLAVGCAMVGAAALSLPNPGLTAVLALYTVAAEAPRRRALASLAGFAALTLLALVLADAVRHLGTNVVVLAAAWLLGDRRRLDRARTTELESRARGLERARAERASLAVSDERDRIATELRDVLAHSISAMVTQAQASGRTLAVAPERAAAALLTVEESGRAGLLELRRLVGLLRQGESAHPPGDTHPSSGEASTDASRREEPPAQRSMARRARRLRHVVRSGPAALQDAALAAVVLAVELSLHWVVRPEDVLLEGYTGLTLPAVLALTAMIGALVLRRRLPQLVLALTLAGAVTIIQLEAPAQLWAPLIALYTVAAHRERRISVPWLLATQCLAVVLLLAHGGAGFLLSQMVVIGAAWLLGDRQRVRLAYADELEHRSTGLEQARQREAALAVAQERTRIARELHDIVAHSLGVMVVQAGGARRLVYRDPERARQAVEQIIACGRDSLARMRAVFRLLGADRTFAPQPTVDDLPDLLQEFGEAGLRVTIEVLGRRRPLSAGVELSTYRIVQESLTNVLRHAATEHAAVRLDYSDTALTVAITDDGRGPPREPRPGAEGSHGILGMRERAHLVGGSLETGARSGGGFQVTARLPAAPLDQHASTVEPAATAP
- a CDS encoding ABC transporter ATP-binding protein, with the translated sequence MADETGLRTRVAAAANDLVKTYGTGDTQVRALAGVSVAFPVGGFTAVMGPSGSGKSTLLHCLAGLDRPTSGTVHIGDTEITALKENDLTRLRRDRVGFIFQAFNLIPTLTAEENIWLPIRLAGATPDREWVDSLIDQVGLRDRLTHRPSELSGGQQQRVAAARALATRPEIVFGDEPTGNLDSRSGAELLELLQRSARELGQTIVMVTHDAAAAAYADRVLFLADGAVVDDMADPTAEAVLDHLKHLETATPAPDAKG
- a CDS encoding response regulator transcription factor, with the translated sequence MSIRILIADDQALMRAGFRMIIEAEDDLEVVAEAGDGQEAAEQALALRPDVVLMDIRMPRVDGVEATRRIVEGRDGDRPAVLILTTFDLDEYVYASLRAGASGFLLKDAPPEDLIRAVRIVARGDALLAPAITRRMLEEFAARSQDDGPPPDALERLTNRELEVLRLVARGLANQEIAEELVVSETTVKTHVGHILAKLGLRDRVQAVVLAYEAGLVQPGV